A genome region from Jeongeupia sp. HS-3 includes the following:
- a CDS encoding radical SAM protein, whose product MSMADSRLRVDDHARDAAGLTYVYPVVSRRAGGVSVGINLNPNNACNWRCVYCQVPDLQRGGPPAIDLDRLETELGGLLEDVVHGDFMLKRVPEGARRLNDVAFSGNGEPTMSPEFAAAIARVGAVLARFDLIGKIKLVLITNGSQLYKPAVQDAVAAMATLGGEIWFKLDRAPQDGFSAVNQVQLKAASVRAHLAAAASLCPTWVQTCMFATDGILPDEANVSAYLDYLATLRTEGIPLQGVLLYGLARPSMQLEAPRLSAAPAEWMQALAARIEAMGLPVRLSL is encoded by the coding sequence ATGAGTATGGCGGACAGCCGGTTGCGCGTTGACGATCATGCTCGTGACGCGGCTGGCCTGACCTACGTCTATCCGGTGGTGTCACGCCGGGCTGGCGGCGTCTCGGTCGGGATCAACCTGAATCCGAACAACGCCTGCAACTGGCGCTGCGTTTATTGCCAGGTGCCGGATCTGCAGCGTGGCGGCCCGCCCGCCATTGATCTGGATCGGCTTGAGACCGAACTCGGCGGCTTGCTTGAGGATGTCGTTCACGGCGACTTCATGCTCAAGCGGGTGCCAGAAGGCGCGCGGCGACTGAATGATGTTGCTTTCTCCGGCAACGGCGAGCCCACGATGAGCCCGGAGTTCGCCGCCGCCATCGCGCGGGTCGGGGCAGTGCTGGCGCGGTTTGACCTCATCGGCAAAATCAAGCTGGTGTTGATCACCAACGGCAGCCAGCTCTACAAGCCGGCGGTGCAAGATGCCGTGGCGGCGATGGCGACGCTGGGTGGTGAGATCTGGTTCAAGCTCGATCGCGCCCCGCAGGATGGATTCAGCGCGGTTAATCAGGTGCAGCTTAAAGCCGCATCGGTGCGCGCGCATCTGGCGGCGGCCGCCAGCCTTTGTCCGACGTGGGTGCAAACCTGCATGTTCGCCACCGATGGCATCTTGCCGGACGAGGCGAACGTGAGCGCTTATCTGGACTACCTGGCAACGTTACGCACCGAAGGCATTCCGTTGCAGGGGGTGCTGCTTTACGGCTTGGCGCGACCCTCCATGCAGCTGGAGGCGCCGAGGCTTTCCGCTGCCCCGGCCGAGTGGATGCAGGCGCTGGCGGCAAGAATCGAAGCGATGGGGCTGCCGGTGCGACTCAGTCTTTGA
- the nagB gene encoding glucosamine-6-phosphate deaminase, with protein sequence MILHKFKNQADLDRAAADLFISVVRAKPNAVLGMATGGTPVGLYKEIVKTYQQGLVSFKEVTTFNLDEYVGLPVTHPESYRSFMQTNLFDHIDIQSQNTHVPNGNADDIDGEGRRYDEAIYQQGSVDMQLLGIGGNGHIGFNEPDDELSRFTHKVTLKQATREANKRFFNSIDEVPTHAITMGMGSILHAKAILLVVKGQEKAEILDRTLNGPITTQVPASLLQTHPRVIVMTDCDVTYKVSHS encoded by the coding sequence ATGATCCTGCATAAATTCAAAAATCAAGCCGATCTCGACCGCGCTGCCGCCGACCTGTTCATCTCCGTTGTTCGCGCCAAGCCGAATGCCGTGCTCGGCATGGCTACTGGCGGTACGCCGGTTGGCCTGTATAAAGAGATCGTCAAGACCTACCAGCAGGGCCTGGTCAGCTTCAAGGAAGTCACGACCTTCAACCTCGACGAATACGTCGGCCTGCCGGTGACGCATCCGGAATCGTATCGCAGCTTCATGCAGACGAATCTGTTCGATCACATCGACATTCAGTCGCAAAACACCCACGTGCCGAACGGCAATGCCGACGATATCGATGGCGAAGGCCGCCGTTACGACGAAGCGATTTACCAGCAAGGTTCGGTCGACATGCAGCTGCTGGGTATCGGCGGCAACGGCCATATCGGTTTCAACGAGCCGGACGACGAACTCTCGCGCTTCACCCACAAGGTCACGCTGAAGCAAGCTACGCGTGAAGCCAACAAGCGCTTCTTCAATTCGATCGACGAAGTCCCGACGCACGCGATCACCATGGGCATGGGCTCGATCCTGCATGCCAAGGCGATCCTGCTGGTCGTGAAGGGCCAGGAAAAGGCCGAGATTCTTGATCGCACGCTGAACGGCCCGATCACCACCCAGGTGCCGGCATCGTTGCTGCAAACGCACCCGCGCGTGATCGTGATGACCGACTGCGATGTGACCTACAAGGTTTCGCACTCGTAA
- a CDS encoding barstar family protein — protein MTSHTNVLLHDIHSLDDVYDQLARQLPLPVHFGRNLDALFDLLSADVEGSLTLRWPDVADALVHLGQERHAALLATLRDAANERDDLELKLG, from the coding sequence ATGACCTCGCACACCAATGTACTACTGCACGATATCCACAGCCTTGACGACGTCTACGACCAGTTGGCCCGGCAACTGCCGCTGCCGGTGCATTTCGGCCGCAATCTCGATGCGCTGTTCGACCTGCTTTCGGCCGACGTTGAAGGATCATTGACGCTGCGCTGGCCCGATGTCGCCGACGCCCTGGTTCACCTCGGCCAGGAACGGCATGCGGCGCTACTTGCAACCTTGCGCGACGCCGCCAACGAACGCGACGATCTGGAGCTCAAGCTCGGTTAG
- a CDS encoding entericidin A/B family lipoprotein, protein MKSIFLIAVVAALTLSGCNTMKGFGQDVQKVGGKIENAGSK, encoded by the coding sequence ATGAAATCGATTTTCCTTATCGCCGTCGTTGCCGCATTGACCCTGTCGGGCTGTAACACCATGAAAGGGTTTGGCCAGGACGTGCAGAAGGTCGGTGGCAAGATCGAAAACGCCGGTAGCAAATAA
- the leuC gene encoding 3-isopropylmalate dehydratase large subunit, which produces MAAQTLYDKLWHSHVVSEEADGTCLLYIDRHLVHEVTSPQAFEGLKLAGRKPWRIHSVVATADHNTPTDHWELGITDPISRQQVETLDANIKEFGALAYFPFKDKRQGIVHVVGPESGATLPGMTVVCGDSHTSTHGAFGALAHGIGTSEVEHVMATQCLVAKKSKAMLVRVDGQLGRGVTAKDVALAIIGKIGTAGGTGYAIEFGGSAIRGLSMEGRMTLCNMAIEGGARAGMVAVDQTTIDYVKGRPFAPTPAQWDAAVANWRTLVSDDGAVFDAVVELKAEEIDPQVTWGTSPEQVLSVNGRVPDPAEQTDAVKKDSYERALAYMGLSANMPITDIPVDKVFIGSCTNSRIEDLRAAASVVKGKKKADSVKLVLIVPGSGLVKAQAEAEGLDKIFIDAGFEWREPGCSMCLAMNADRLAPGERCASTSNRNFEGRQGQGGRTHLVSPEMAAAAAIAGHFVDVRTFA; this is translated from the coding sequence ATGGCCGCACAGACGCTTTACGACAAACTCTGGCATTCGCACGTAGTCAGCGAGGAAGCCGACGGTACCTGTCTGCTCTATATCGATCGCCACCTGGTCCACGAAGTGACCAGCCCGCAGGCGTTCGAAGGACTCAAGCTCGCCGGCCGCAAGCCGTGGCGCATTCATTCGGTGGTCGCGACCGCCGACCACAACACGCCGACCGATCATTGGGAACTGGGCATCACCGATCCGATTTCGCGCCAGCAGGTTGAAACGCTGGATGCCAACATCAAGGAATTCGGCGCGCTTGCCTATTTCCCGTTCAAGGACAAGCGTCAGGGCATCGTCCACGTGGTCGGCCCGGAAAGTGGTGCAACGCTGCCGGGGATGACCGTCGTCTGTGGCGACAGCCATACCTCGACGCACGGTGCCTTTGGTGCCTTGGCGCACGGCATCGGCACGTCCGAGGTCGAGCATGTGATGGCGACGCAGTGCCTGGTGGCGAAGAAATCCAAGGCAATGCTGGTACGCGTTGACGGCCAGTTGGGTCGCGGCGTGACCGCCAAGGATGTCGCCTTGGCCATCATCGGCAAGATCGGCACCGCTGGCGGTACCGGCTATGCGATCGAGTTTGGCGGCAGTGCGATTCGCGGTCTCTCGATGGAAGGCCGGATGACCTTGTGCAATATGGCGATCGAAGGCGGCGCCCGTGCCGGCATGGTTGCGGTCGATCAAACGACGATCGACTACGTCAAAGGCCGGCCGTTCGCACCGACGCCGGCGCAGTGGGATGCCGCCGTCGCCAACTGGCGCACCTTGGTGTCCGATGATGGCGCCGTGTTCGATGCCGTGGTCGAGTTGAAGGCCGAAGAGATTGATCCGCAAGTGACTTGGGGTACTTCGCCCGAGCAGGTGTTGTCGGTGAATGGCCGCGTGCCGGATCCGGCCGAGCAGACCGATGCGGTGAAGAAGGACAGCTACGAGCGCGCACTGGCCTATATGGGCTTGTCGGCCAACATGCCGATTACCGATATTCCGGTCGACAAGGTGTTTATCGGCTCCTGTACCAATTCGCGGATCGAAGACTTGCGCGCCGCCGCTTCGGTGGTCAAGGGCAAGAAGAAGGCCGATTCGGTCAAACTGGTGCTGATCGTCCCGGGCTCGGGTCTGGTGAAGGCACAAGCCGAGGCCGAAGGATTGGACAAAATCTTCATCGATGCCGGTTTTGAGTGGCGCGAGCCGGGTTGCTCGATGTGTCTGGCGATGAATGCCGACCGGCTGGCGCCAGGCGAGCGTTGCGCCTCGACCAGCAACCGCAACTTTGAAGGCCGTCAGGGGCAAGGGGGGCGTACCCATCTGGTCAGCCCGGAAATGGCCGCCGCTGCGGCGATCGCCGGTCATTTCGTCGATGTACGCACTTTTGCGTAA
- the leuD gene encoding 3-isopropylmalate dehydratase small subunit yields MKAFTQLNGLVCPLDRANVDTDAIIPKQFLKSIKRSGFGPNLFDEWRYLDHGEPGMDNSQRAINPEFVLNFPRFSGAQVLLARDNFGCGSSREHAPWAIDDYGFRVVIAPSFADIFFNNCYKNALLPIVLPAGIVDQLFAECEAQEGYRLNVDLETQTVTTPSGQSFGFEITAHRKHCLLNGLDEIGLTLAHADEIRSFEEKHREAKPWLFV; encoded by the coding sequence ATGAAAGCCTTTACCCAATTGAATGGTCTGGTTTGTCCGCTCGATCGCGCCAATGTCGATACCGATGCGATCATCCCGAAGCAGTTTTTGAAGTCGATCAAACGCTCGGGCTTTGGCCCGAATCTGTTTGATGAATGGCGTTATCTCGACCACGGTGAGCCGGGCATGGATAACAGCCAGCGCGCGATCAATCCGGAGTTCGTGCTCAACTTCCCGCGTTTCTCCGGCGCGCAAGTGCTGCTGGCACGTGACAACTTCGGCTGTGGTTCGAGCCGGGAGCATGCGCCGTGGGCAATTGATGACTACGGTTTCCGCGTGGTGATCGCGCCGAGCTTCGCCGACATCTTCTTCAACAACTGCTACAAGAACGCCTTGCTGCCGATCGTGCTGCCGGCGGGGATTGTCGATCAGCTTTTCGCCGAGTGCGAGGCGCAGGAAGGCTATCGCCTGAATGTGGATCTGGAAACGCAAACCGTGACCACGCCGTCGGGGCAGTCGTTCGGTTTTGAGATCACCGCGCACCGCAAGCATTGTCTGTTGAACGGGCTCGACGAAATTGGCTTGACGCTGGCCCATGCCGACGAAATTCGCAGCTTTGAAGAAAAGCATCGCGAAGCGAAGCCCTGGCTGTTTGTCTAG
- a CDS encoding helix-turn-helix transcriptional regulator: MSTSASIRRKELGDFLMSLRQQCEPAAFGFPAGARRRTAGLRREEVAQLCGISPTWYTWIEQGREISVSADALDRLAIALRMDRSQRAYLFELAERHDPQQLRAEHDVSPGVLEAALRGFAGPAYVLGRRWDVLAWNTPAAHLFGEWLSATPSEGAPPNLLAFVFLDPAAKTLVVDWEIRARRLAAEFRADTRAIVDDGQLLELIARLSQASAEFAEYWRRHDVLERQGGERAFAHPDDGLLVYHQLSFKLIDHEALKLVLLTPLNAEST; encoded by the coding sequence ATGTCCACCAGCGCGTCGATTCGCCGCAAGGAACTCGGCGACTTCCTGATGAGTTTGCGCCAGCAATGCGAGCCGGCGGCGTTCGGCTTCCCCGCCGGCGCACGCCGTCGCACCGCCGGGCTGCGGCGCGAAGAAGTCGCCCAACTCTGCGGCATCAGCCCGACCTGGTACACCTGGATCGAGCAAGGCCGGGAGATCAGCGTCTCGGCCGATGCGCTTGATCGATTGGCCATCGCGCTGCGCATGGACCGATCGCAGCGCGCCTATCTGTTCGAACTCGCCGAGCGACACGATCCGCAGCAACTGCGCGCCGAGCACGATGTTTCCCCCGGCGTACTCGAAGCCGCGCTGCGCGGCTTTGCCGGGCCAGCCTATGTATTGGGGCGGCGCTGGGATGTGCTCGCCTGGAACACCCCGGCCGCCCATCTTTTTGGCGAATGGTTGAGTGCGACACCAAGCGAAGGTGCACCCCCCAATTTGCTGGCGTTCGTTTTCCTCGATCCTGCGGCGAAAACCCTGGTGGTCGATTGGGAAATCCGCGCGCGCCGCCTTGCCGCCGAGTTCCGCGCCGATACCCGCGCCATCGTCGACGATGGCCAGCTGCTCGAACTGATCGCCCGGCTATCACAGGCCAGTGCCGAATTTGCCGAGTACTGGCGTCGCCATGATGTGCTCGAACGCCAGGGAGGCGAACGTGCCTTTGCGCACCCGGACGATGGCCTGCTCGTCTATCATCAACTGTCGTTCAAGCTGATCGATCATGAAGCACTCAAACTGGTGCTATTGACACCGCTGAACGCCGAATCCACCTGA
- a CDS encoding helix-turn-helix domain-containing protein — MKMKESTLNPREIRRRLGLNQQEFWSRIGVTQSGGSRYESGRNMPRPVRELLRAVHVEQVDLSKINNEDFQILEYLKEMKPELYETLRLAAMRDREPAHAAVAMHAAR; from the coding sequence TTGAAAATGAAAGAATCCACCCTGAACCCGCGCGAGATTCGTCGCCGCTTGGGCCTGAACCAGCAGGAATTCTGGAGCAGGATTGGCGTGACGCAAAGTGGCGGATCGCGCTATGAAAGCGGTCGAAACATGCCACGCCCGGTGCGCGAACTCTTGCGCGCCGTTCATGTCGAGCAGGTCGATCTGAGCAAGATCAATAACGAGGATTTCCAGATCCTCGAGTACCTGAAAGAAATGAAACCCGAGCTGTACGAAACGCTACGCCTTGCTGCAATGCGTGATCGAGAGCCGGCTCACGCAGCGGTAGCGATGCACGCCGCACGCTGA
- a CDS encoding thioesterase family protein gives MPRLKLSLPAHVDFQTRLTVRITDINYGGHLANQALLGLLHEARLQFLQFLGFDELGSADRPGLIQSDALIAFRSEAFVGDILTIKLTATDFERTSFDLYYEVCTDERLVAQAKTNLAFFDYGIRKAVPVPDAFHEALTLQRMKK, from the coding sequence ATGCCCCGTCTGAAATTGAGCCTGCCGGCACACGTCGATTTTCAAACCCGGCTCACGGTGCGGATCACCGACATCAACTATGGCGGCCACCTGGCCAATCAGGCCTTGCTCGGGTTACTGCACGAAGCACGCCTGCAGTTCTTGCAGTTTTTGGGTTTTGACGAGCTTGGCAGCGCCGATCGTCCAGGGCTGATCCAGAGTGATGCTTTGATTGCATTTCGCAGCGAAGCGTTTGTCGGTGACATTTTAACGATCAAGCTTACAGCTACGGATTTCGAGCGAACCAGCTTCGATCTGTATTACGAAGTGTGCACAGATGAGAGATTGGTTGCCCAAGCGAAGACCAATCTGGCATTTTTCGATTACGGCATACGAAAAGCAGTTCCAGTGCCCGATGCGTTTCACGAGGCACTGACCTTACAAAGGATGAAAAAATGA
- a CDS encoding methyl-accepting chemotaxis protein: MSGTTGFHTALERHVLPTLGRKFAFLYLFALLPLVTLLVAYGAERQFVDVAGDLRLDAAASNALLAPFDTIQMVSWIMLALMLLLVTVQFFYFNYWIVRPIQRITTVFTEVSSGEGDLSVDIPVITCDEIGTLATTCNRFLARQRDTIASVQSMTVGIALDAAKSMKNIKDSATSTKQQDQLAQGVVEASNATTSGINHVSQRTQAIAETTSQNLVLAHASYAELQDVTERINAITAKIENFNNTVDGLNQRSASIKTIVDLIKEISGQTNLLALNAAIEAARAGEAGRGFAVVADEVRKLAEKVHVATDNISHDIDSMLSQVAETQAETTQITHDAKLTHSVVSKASGQFAKMMSDFEATSDALIGIAATLEEFTEANNTVNANVSEIHQLSLAVNERMTRSAQSSQDLSSATEKVQEMIGRFIVGQGELDAAIQRAGRYRDQIAAKLETFGQRGIDIFDQHYQPIAGTKPPKFRTSYDTIFETEIQPLYDALVRETSGGKFSLATDTNGYGATHNSWYSKPATGDLAVDLLNSRDKRIFNDPAGLRAARNTQRFLLQTYVRDTGEIMTELDLPIHVGGRHWGGLRLGFDASELIKT, from the coding sequence ATGAGTGGTACGACCGGGTTTCATACCGCGCTGGAGCGCCACGTCTTGCCGACGCTGGGGCGCAAATTTGCTTTCCTGTATCTGTTTGCCTTGCTGCCCTTGGTAACGCTGCTGGTTGCCTACGGCGCAGAGCGCCAGTTTGTCGATGTCGCCGGCGACCTGCGCCTCGATGCGGCCGCCAGCAATGCCTTGCTGGCCCCGTTCGATACGATCCAGATGGTCAGCTGGATCATGTTGGCGCTCATGCTGTTGCTGGTCACCGTGCAGTTTTTCTATTTCAACTACTGGATCGTTCGGCCGATTCAGCGCATCACCACGGTATTTACCGAGGTTTCCAGCGGCGAAGGCGATCTGTCGGTCGATATCCCGGTCATCACCTGTGATGAAATCGGCACACTCGCCACCACCTGCAACCGCTTTCTGGCGCGACAGCGAGACACCATCGCCAGCGTGCAATCGATGACGGTCGGCATTGCACTGGACGCGGCCAAATCCATGAAAAACATCAAGGATTCGGCGACATCGACCAAGCAGCAGGATCAGTTGGCACAAGGCGTCGTCGAGGCCAGCAACGCCACGACCAGCGGCATCAATCACGTCTCGCAACGCACCCAGGCCATCGCCGAAACCACCAGCCAGAATCTGGTGCTGGCACACGCCTCATACGCCGAGCTGCAGGATGTGACCGAGCGCATCAACGCGATCACCGCCAAGATCGAAAACTTCAACAACACCGTCGACGGGCTGAATCAGCGCTCGGCCAGCATCAAGACCATTGTTGACCTGATCAAGGAAATCTCGGGGCAGACCAATCTGCTGGCGCTCAATGCCGCGATCGAAGCCGCCCGCGCCGGTGAGGCGGGACGCGGTTTCGCGGTCGTCGCCGACGAGGTGCGCAAGCTGGCCGAGAAAGTCCACGTTGCCACCGACAATATCTCGCACGATATCGACAGCATGCTGAGCCAGGTCGCTGAAACGCAGGCCGAGACAACGCAAATCACCCACGATGCCAAACTCACCCACTCGGTGGTCTCCAAGGCATCGGGGCAGTTCGCCAAGATGATGAGCGATTTCGAGGCCACCAGCGATGCGCTGATCGGTATCGCAGCGACACTGGAGGAGTTCACCGAGGCCAACAACACCGTCAATGCCAATGTCTCGGAAATTCATCAGCTTTCACTGGCGGTGAACGAGCGGATGACGCGCTCGGCGCAATCCTCGCAAGACCTGTCGAGCGCCACCGAAAAAGTGCAGGAAATGATAGGCCGCTTTATCGTCGGCCAAGGCGAACTCGATGCCGCCATCCAGCGCGCCGGCCGCTATCGCGACCAGATCGCGGCCAAGCTGGAAACCTTTGGCCAGCGCGGTATCGACATATTCGACCAGCATTATCAGCCGATCGCCGGCACCAAACCGCCCAAATTCCGCACCAGCTACGATACGATCTTCGAGACCGAAATCCAGCCCTTGTATGACGCACTGGTACGCGAAACCAGCGGCGGCAAGTTCTCGCTGGCGACCGACACCAACGGCTACGGCGCCACGCACAACAGCTGGTATTCCAAACCCGCCACCGGCGACTTGGCGGTGGACCTGCTCAATAGCCGTGACAAACGGATCTTCAACGATCCGGCCGGTTTGCGTGCGGCGCGCAATACCCAACGCTTCCTGCTGCAAACCTATGTACGCGATACCGGTGAAATCATGACCGAACTCGATCTGCCGATTCACGTAGGCGGCCGCCATTGGGGCGGGCTACGGCTGGGCTTTGATGCCAGCGAGCTGATCAAGACCTGA
- a CDS encoding ribonuclease domain-containing protein → MRLMLLGLLLAAALPAWAAPRCDDVANTFAASQGLDRSELATALSSLAKSGALPERYVTKRDAQAAGWKPGRNLWQTLPGHSIGGDRFGNREQRLPRGQYREADLDYKGGKRGAKRLVFEPQGRRFVTVDHYQTFTELPACQP, encoded by the coding sequence ATGCGTCTGATGTTACTGGGCCTTCTGCTGGCGGCGGCCCTGCCCGCCTGGGCCGCACCGCGCTGCGACGACGTCGCCAACACCTTCGCCGCATCGCAAGGACTGGACCGCAGCGAACTCGCCACCGCGCTCTCCAGCCTCGCCAAGAGCGGCGCCCTGCCCGAGCGTTATGTCACCAAGCGGGATGCCCAAGCGGCCGGCTGGAAGCCCGGGCGCAACCTGTGGCAAACACTGCCCGGCCATTCAATTGGCGGCGATCGCTTCGGCAATCGCGAACAGCGGCTGCCACGCGGTCAGTACCGCGAAGCCGATCTCGACTACAAGGGCGGCAAGCGTGGCGCCAAGCGGCTGGTGTTCGAGCCGCAGGGTCGTCGCTTCGTCACGGTCGACCATTATCAAACCTTCACCGAGCTACCGGCTTGCCAGCCGTAA
- a CDS encoding DNA-deoxyinosine glycosylase, which translates to MLKTSLAPVTATDTRLLILGSLPGDASLAAQAYYAHPRNAFWPIMAKLTGVTLDTLPYDERLAALLRHGVGLWDVIGSATRRGSLDQALREIEANPLVTLIETLPRLEAVAFNGQTAYRLGARLIPSGLASLALPSSSPAHTMPLANKLDAWQCLLPYLSHR; encoded by the coding sequence ATGCTAAAAACCAGTCTCGCCCCCGTCACCGCGACCGATACCCGCCTCCTGATCCTCGGCAGCCTGCCCGGCGATGCCTCGCTCGCCGCCCAGGCCTACTACGCTCACCCTCGCAATGCGTTCTGGCCGATCATGGCCAAACTGACCGGCGTAACACTCGACACCCTGCCCTACGACGAGCGATTGGCGGCCTTGTTACGGCACGGTGTCGGGCTATGGGATGTGATCGGCAGCGCCACGCGCCGCGGCAGTCTTGATCAGGCGCTGCGCGAGATCGAAGCCAACCCGCTTGTCACCCTGATCGAAACGCTGCCAAGGCTCGAAGCGGTGGCATTCAACGGCCAGACCGCTTACCGGCTAGGGGCCAGGCTGATCCCATCCGGACTAGCCAGCCTGGCACTGCCGTCGTCCAGCCCTGCGCATACGATGCCGCTGGCAAACAAACTCGATGCTTGGCAATGCCTGCTCCCGTACCTAAGCCACCGGTAA
- a CDS encoding universal stress protein codes for MYERILVPVDDSETSAAALLEVVKVACSQQSKVKIVHVIDLAQFAWSANEFLDVPQLQEALRRSGQRVLDQQSETLKAAGVDVEAELLEAWGGNLARAIVDDATKWQAELIVMGTHGYGGLTHMLLGSVAEGVMHVTPVPVLLVRAKAE; via the coding sequence ATGTACGAACGCATTTTGGTGCCGGTTGACGATAGCGAAACCAGCGCTGCCGCATTGCTTGAAGTGGTGAAGGTGGCCTGCAGCCAGCAGTCGAAGGTGAAGATCGTGCATGTGATCGATCTTGCCCAGTTTGCCTGGAGTGCCAACGAGTTCCTGGACGTGCCGCAATTGCAGGAGGCGCTGCGCCGCTCGGGTCAGCGTGTGCTGGATCAGCAGAGCGAAACCCTCAAGGCCGCCGGTGTCGATGTCGAGGCCGAATTGCTGGAGGCCTGGGGCGGTAACCTCGCGCGCGCCATCGTCGACGACGCGACCAAGTGGCAAGCGGAGCTGATCGTGATGGGGACGCACGGTTACGGTGGTTTGACACATATGTTGCTCGGCAGTGTGGCCGAAGGCGTGATGCATGTGACGCCGGTGCCGGTGCTGCTGGTGCGGGCCAAGGCTGAATGA
- a CDS encoding ferritin-like domain-containing protein → MAYRALMATSPSQKLAHVIELFDEPVASDEVMQIRRIPVPGRPDRPVLVAPDALTLRAIATEAGRAALLHAIAHIEFNAINLALDAIYRFPGMPEAYYADWAQVAREEALHFSLLRDHLQTLGYAYGDFPAHNGLWDMAVKTDDDVMARMALVPRILEARGLDVTPGIREKLKQSGDLRACEILDVILQDEIGHVQIGNRWFHWCCAERGLEPVATFVRLLRDYDAVLPRGRLNYSARRAAGFSDEELALIESIKLS, encoded by the coding sequence ATGGCCTATCGGGCGCTGATGGCGACGAGCCCGTCACAAAAACTTGCGCATGTGATTGAATTATTTGATGAACCCGTTGCGTCGGATGAGGTGATGCAGATCCGGCGTATCCCGGTGCCCGGGCGCCCGGATCGGCCCGTACTTGTTGCACCTGATGCGCTGACGCTTCGTGCCATTGCGACCGAAGCCGGTCGTGCGGCGCTACTGCATGCGATTGCCCATATCGAGTTCAATGCGATCAATCTGGCGCTGGATGCGATTTACCGCTTTCCCGGGATGCCCGAGGCTTACTACGCCGACTGGGCGCAGGTTGCTCGCGAAGAGGCGCTGCACTTCAGCTTGCTGCGCGATCACCTGCAAACGCTCGGCTATGCCTACGGCGATTTCCCGGCGCATAACGGTTTGTGGGATATGGCGGTCAAGACCGATGACGATGTGATGGCGCGCATGGCCTTGGTGCCGCGCATTCTTGAAGCGCGCGGTCTGGATGTGACGCCGGGGATACGTGAAAAGCTCAAGCAGAGCGGCGACCTGCGCGCTTGCGAGATCCTGGATGTGATCCTGCAGGACGAGATCGGCCATGTGCAGATCGGCAACCGCTGGTTTCACTGGTGCTGCGCCGAGCGCGGACTGGAGCCGGTCGCGACCTTTGTCCGCCTGCTGCGGGATTACGATGCGGTACTGCCGCGTGGCCGGCTCAACTATTCGGCGCGGCGTGCCGCGGGCTTCAGCGATGAGGAGCTGGCGCTGATCGAGTCGATCAAGCTGTCGTGA